From one Nothobranchius furzeri strain GRZ-AD chromosome 2, NfurGRZ-RIMD1, whole genome shotgun sequence genomic stretch:
- the LOC129165212 gene encoding putative nuclease HARBI1, with product MPRSTVHDIVHRVTEDVVAILHQVIYLPKTPEEMEVVSRGLAGLARHRAFMKAAGAIDGCHIRIKAPSGPDGQCYRNRKLFPSIILQAVCDHQGRFIDTYVGWPGSVHDSRVLRHSPLYRQSAYPPPGHFILAYGGYPCLQHPLPLITPYKRVVQGVGAQRFNSQGTLHHRACFWNDEDQVQDHLPESDGGPPHLCTSYHHSMHHPAQHLPQCW from the exons ATGCCTCGCTCAACTGTCCACGACATCGTCCATCGAGTCACGGAGGATGTGGTCGCAATCCTCCACCAGGTCATTTACCTCCCCAAAACCCCAGAGGAGATGGAGGTTGTGTCTCGTGGGCTTGCTGGGCTGGCTCGACACAGAGCTTTCATGAAAGCAGCAGGTGcgatcgacggctgtcacattcggatcaaggctccgagcggtcctgatggtcagtgctacagaaacaggaaactgttcccatctatcatcctgcaggcagtttgtgaccatcagggccgctttatcgacacctatgtgggctggcctgggtcggtccacgactccagggtcctccggcacagcccactgtacaggcagtcagcctatcctcctccagggcacttcatcctcgcttatggagggtacccatgcctccaacatccactccccctcatcaccccctacaaacgggtggttcaaggtgtgggagcccagcgcttcaacagccagggcacgctgcatcatcgagcatgcttttggaatgatgaagaccaggttcaggaccatcttcctgaaagcgatggaggtccaccacacctttgtacctcat ATCATCATAGCATGCACCATCCTGcacaacatctgcctcagtgctggtga
- the LOC139063751 gene encoding uncharacterized protein translates to MEPVWQAGQILASLDMVEPKRVPPPVSPKPRGPPTAPKPGKAVASPVTMSPAAASPTSAPKPSSVAPLPALDTPSGPCLSPGLPPTSPSPAQSPSTPSPHPVKPPRSSIAGLTIDLLGGREVEEEEEEGRREKEAEPEEAFKEGWSEGGDGGSRGGRGERGRDSESFGGDQRLLGCSSAGCRAQNKGGRQAK, encoded by the exons atggagcccgtctggcaggccgggcagatcctggcgtcgctggacatggtcg AGCCAAAGCGCGTTCCTCCTCCAGTATCACCGAAGCCTCGCGGGCCTCCGACAGCTCCCAAACCCGGCAAAGCTGTAGCGTCTCCAGTTACCATGAGCCCGGCTGCAGCCAGTCCCACCTCGGCCCCTAAGCCTTCCTCTGTAGCCCCTCTTCCAGCTCTTGACACCCCCTCCGGCCCCTGTCTGTCTCCGGGACTCCCTCCTACTTCCCCGTCTCCAGCTCAGAGTCCCTCCACTCCGTCGCCTCACCCCGTCAAACCTCCTCGCTCCTCCATCGCTGGCCTCACTATTGACCTCCTGGGAGgaagggaggtggaggaggaagaggaggaggggaggagagagaAGGAGGCAGAACCCGAGGAAGCCTTTAAGGAGGGATGGAGCGAAGGAGGAGATGGTGGGTCACGTGGAGGAAggggagaaagagggagagattcAGAATCGTTTGGAGGAGACCAGCGCCTCCTTGGCTGCAGCTCTGCAGGCTGTAGAGCACAAAATAAAGGAGGAAGACAAGCCAAATGA